The Klebsiella quasivariicola region CGTCGATGAGGACTTTATCATCGATACGCTCCCCGGCAGACCTGACACACTGCTAATCACCGGACTGAGCGGTCACGGCTTTAAGTTTGCGCCGGTGCTGGGGGAAATTGCCAGTCAGTTTGCCCAGGGACAGGCGTCGACCTTTAACCTGGCGCCTTTCTCGCTGGCGCGCTTTAGCGCATAATGGAATGCGGCACACTTGCCGCCGGGAAAAAACGGCCTCTGTCGAGGCCGTTAGTCATTGAGAAAGGTTATGCGTCGCCTGTTTAATATGCTGGTCAACAACGTGCGCGAGCACTTTATGATCTACCTTGCGCTCTGGCTGCTGCTGGCGATCATCGATCTCGTCTGGTTATGGTTTTTCTGACGGCTCCGGCTCGGGGATCCCGAGTTTGGTGTTCAGTCGGCCACGCGATTTGTTAAAGATTTTATTGCCGTTTTCGCGTCCGGCGCGCAGCTGGCGCTGCTCCTCTTCCGGCAGCTTATGCTCTTCCATACAGGCTTCACTACAGCAGCCGGCAAACTTCTCAGCGCAGCTCGGGCACTGAATAAACAGCAGATGGCAGCCATCATTCAGACAATTGGTATGGGTGTCGCAGGGCGCGCCACATTGATGACAATGCGCGATGACGTCATCGGAGATCCGCTCGCCCATCCGCTCATCAAAGACAAAGTTTTTGCCAATGAAACGGACCGGCAGCCCTTGTTCACGGGCGCGGCGGGCGTACTCAATGATGCCACCCTCGATGTGCCAGACCTTATTGAAACCATTGTGCTTCATCCAGGCGCTGGCTTTTTCACAGCGAATTCCGCCGGTGCAATACATGACAATTTTCTTGTCTTTATGGTCCTGCATCATGTCAACAGCTTTCGGCAGCTGGTCGCGGAAGGTGTCTGCCGGGATCTCCAGCGCGTTTTCGAAATGACCCACCTCATATTCATAGTGGTTGCGCATGTCGATAAACACCGCGTCCGGATCGTCAAGCATCGCGTTGACTTCAGCCGCCTTCAGATATTCCCCCACATTGGAGGCGTCGAAGGACGGATCGTCGATGCCATCAGCGACGATGCGGTCACGCACTTTCAGGCGCAGTACCCAGAAAGATTTCCCATCGTCCTCCAGGGCGATATTGAAACGCAGCCCCGCCAGCGCCGGGTCGAAGCCATAGAGAAATTCACGTAACGCTTCAACGTTGCTTTCCGGCACGCTAATCTGGGCGTTAATACCTTCCCGAGCCAGATAAATACGGCCAAAAACCTTCAACTGCGTTAAGCCAATCCACAGGGCATCGCGGGTCGCCTGCGGGTCGACGATGGTGAAATATTTATAGAACGAGATCGTCGTGCGCGGCTCGGTCTCAGCCAGCATTTGCGCCTTTAACGTCTCATTTGAAATGCGGTTGTGTAACACTGGCATGGTGTACCTGCTCGACATAGAAATGAGGAAATAAACGGCGGGCATGATATAGCAAAGCCAATTAATTTACATCCCTACATTTTACGCTACATTTCTCTCACTCGGCTGCGCCTCACTTAACAAAACCGATGCCCGCTCAGCGCCTTTGGCTGGGCGGTAAAAAAATGCGATAATATAAGACGTTGCTCACTGATACGGGTATGAAATGACTCATTTGCCTAAATTTTCTACGGCGCTGCTGCATCCGCGCTATTGGCTGCTGTGGCTGGGTATCGGCCTGCTGTGGCTGGTTGTCCAACTGCCCTACCCGCTAATCTATCGCCTGGGGAACGCCATCGGCCGGCTGGCCATGCGCTTTATGAAGCGCCGGGCAAAGATCGCCTATCGCAACCTTGAGCTCTGCTTCCCGGAGAAAAGCGAGCAGGAACGCCACCGGATGGTGGTGATGAACTTTGAATCGGTGGGCATGGGACTGATGGAGACGGGGATGGCCTGGTTCTGGCCGGTTCGTCGTATCGCCCGCTGGACCGACACCATCGGCTTTGAGCATATCCGAGATGTGCAGGCGCAGCAGCGCGGTATTCTGCTGATCGGTATTCATTTCCTGACCCTCGAAATGGGTGCGCGAATGTTCGGTATGAACGAGCCGGGAATTGGCGTCTATCGCCCCAACGACAACCCGGTGATCGACTGGCTGCAGACCTGGGGCCGCTTGCGGTCTAACAAGGATATGATTGACCGTAAGGACCTGAAAGGGATGATCCGGGCACTGAAAAAAGGTGAAGTGGTGTGGTACGCACCGGATCACGATTATGGTCCAACCGCCAGCGTCTTTGCTCCGCTGTTTGCCGTTGACCAGGCAGCAACCACCTCCGGTACCTGGATGCTGGCGAAAATGTCTAAAGCCTGCATCGTCCCCTTCGTCCCGCGACGCAAACCGAACGGTAAAGGTTATGAATTGATTATCCTGCCGCCGGAGTGTTCCCCACCGCTGGATGACGCGGAAACCACCGCCGCCTGGATGAATAAGATTGTCGAGCAGTGTATCTTGATGGCCCCGGAACAGTATATGTGGCTCCATCGTCGCTTCAAAACCCGCCCCGAAGGCATGCCCTCCCGCTATTGATCCCCTTTCCCGGCCGCGCATGTGGCCGGGAATGCGCCTGTCGCTCATGCTTTACGCTCTCCTTTAGCTTTAAAAGCTCTCCTCCATTGCGGCATCTATTTCTCAGGCGCATAATTAGCATGCTCATATTTTCTCTTAATTTGACCTGCCGCGCAGGCCAGTGGAACCCTATGTCGTCTGCTGAAACCCCCATTAACTGGAAACAAAACCTGACCGTGACCTGGCTTGGCTGCTTTTTAACTGGCGCCGCCTTCAGCCTGGTCATGCCCTTTCTGCCACTCTACGTCGAACAACTCGGCGTTACCGGGCATAGCGCCCTGAACATGTGGTCCGGGCTGGTCTTTAGTATTACCTTTCTTTTCTCCGCCATCGCCTCGCCATTCTGGGGCGGTCTTGCTGACCGCAAGGGGAGAAAAATCATGCTGCTGCGTTCCGCCCTCGGTATGGCCATTGTGATGATGCTGATGGGAATGGCGCAAAATATCTGGCAATTTTTGCTGCTGCGCGCTTTGCTCGGCCTGCTGGGTGGTTTTATTCCTAACGCCAATGCTCTGATTGCCACGCAGATCCCGCGCCATAAAAGCGGCTGGGCGCTGGGGACGCTGTCGACTGGTGCGGTGAGCGGCGCCCTGCTCGGTCCGTTGGCAGGCGGTTTTCTGGCCGACCACTGGGGACTGCGTACCGTCTTTTTTATGACTGCGGCGGTGCTGTTTATTTGCTTCCTGTTCACTCTATTCTTAATTCGCGAAAATTTTGCCCCGATCGCTAAAAAAGGGATGCTCAGTGCCAGAGATGTTTTTTCCTCGCTACAAAACCCCAAACTGGTGCTCAGCCTGTTTGTCACCTCACTGATCATTCAGGTGGCCACCGGCTCGATCGCGCCGATCCTGACGCTTTACGTACGCGACCTTGCCGGCAACGTCAGTAACATCGCCTTTATCAGCGGGATGATCGCCTCGGTGCCGGGGATTGCCGCGCTGATGAGCGCCCCGCGGCTGGGCAAACTGGGGGATCGTATCGGGCCGGAAAAAATCCTCATCGTGGCGCTGATTATCTCAGTGCTGTTGTTGATCCCGATGTCATTTGTTCATACTCCGCTGCAGTTAGGCATCCTGCGCTTCCTGCTCGGTGCGGCGGACGGTGCGCTGCTGCCAGCGGTGCAAACCCTGCTGGTGTATAACTCCACCAGCCAGATCTCCGGGCGGATCTTCAGCTATAACCAGTCGTTCCGCGATATTGGCAACGTCACCGGACCACTAATTGGCGCGTCAGTTTCCGCTAACTATGGCTTCCGTGCCGTGTTCCTGGTCACCGCAGGGGTGGTGCTGTTTAACGCCATTTATTCAACCCTCAGCCTGCGCCGGCCTGCCACGGATACCTCGCATTCAGTAAATTAACGTCCAGAGGGGCTCTGCCCCTTGACGCCGTGCTAACTGCCTTCTATAGATTGAATCGTGTTCAATTCATATTCTTCTCAGGAGATTCGCTATGCCAAAGGATTCGATGTTCTATGCCACGCTCGAAGAAGCTATTGATGCAGCACGTGAAGAATTTCTCGCCAACAACCCTGACAGCGATGAAGAGAGCGCCAACGTTGAGCAGCTCAATATTCAAAAGTATGTGCTGCAGGATGGCGATATCGCCTGGCAAGCCGAATTTTTTGCTGATGAAGATGAACAAGGCGAATGCCTCCCGATGCTCAGCGGCGAAGCCGCACAGAGTGTTTTCGACGGGGATTATGATGAGATAGAGCTGCGCCAGGAGTGGCTGGAGGAAAATACACTCCATGAATGGGATGAAGGTGAATTCCAGCTCGAACCCTCGCTGGACACCGAAGAGGGGCAGACGGCAGCCGACGAGTGGGACGAGCGTTAATCAGTTATAGGGGCCGTGGCTGGCGTCCAGCGGCAGCAGAAGCGTATCAAAGACCAGGGAGAACGGCAGGTCCAGAATGGTGAGATAGCGCCATGCCGAATCGCGAACATCCCACTGCACGCCCGGGTAATATTGATTGCCATGCCCCTGCCCGGGCACTGTTCGACTGATAATGCTGCCGCAGCCGCTGAGCAGCAGTACTATGGCAATGATCGGTAATATTCGCATTCACAACCTCATGTTGCAGATAAAAAAATACCGGCATCGCTGCCGGTATTTTCCTTTACGTACGGCTTATTTTGTTTTCAACGCCAGCGGGTTAAGCGCCAGCTGCTCATAAGCATTGACCCACGAGGAGTATTTCTCCGGTGCGGCCCACACGCGATAGTGCAGACGCGACATAGTAACCGGATCGCTCAACAGCACCAGTCGACGATCGCGGTTCAGCTTATCCGGCGTTTCATTCAGCGCCTGCTCAACGTGGCGTTCGCGGGCGATCTCGAGGATATGCCCCTGACGGTGGCGCGCGGTGGCCATCGCGGTGGCGAGAGCGTTAAATGACGGGTTGAATACCGCGTGCATAAAGCCATCGTCCAGCGAACGCTGACGGTTCAGCGTCAGATACGCATCGGTATCCTTGAGCACCTGCGGCGGCGAATACTCTTCCGGGATCAGGAACAGCTTCCATCGCTTGGTGCGCAGGCCTACCGTCGCCCGGCTGGAGATCGCCGACACGAACGGCGAGAGGATCAGCGAGACGACGATTGGCGCCAGCCAGAACAGGAAGCGCAGATCCAGCCATGCCATCCCAACCGCCCACACCAGGCCCAGCAGTAGCTGCGAGCCGTGACGCATAAAGGCTTCCCCCCACGGCGTGGAGTCATCATCACGCTGCGGCGAATTCCATACCACTTCCCAGCCAAGGAAGGCGCTAACCACGAAAACGGTGTGGAACAGCATCCGAACCGGCGCCAGCAGGACCGAGAACAGGACTTCCAGCAGCAGGGAAAGTGTCACACGGATAAATCCGCCGTACTCCTTCGGCCCTTTACACCACACCAGAATAATACTCAGCAGCTTCGGCAGGAACAGCAGCACCATGGTCGAGGCAAATAGCGCAATAGCCAATTCCGGACGCCATTGTGGCCACACCGGGAACAGCTGACGCGGCTGCAGGAAGTACTGCGGCTCGGTCAGGGCGTGCACCACCTGTAGCGCTGTCGACAGGGCAAGGAACATAAACCACAGCGGTGCCGACAGATAGGACATCACGCCGGTGAGGAACACCGCCCGGTGAACCGGGTGCATCCCTCGCACGAGGAACAGGCGGAAGTTCATCAGGTTACCCTGGCACCAGCGGCGATCGCGTTTCAGCTCATCCAGCAGGTTCGGCGGCAACTCCTCATAGGAGCCCGGCAGATCGTAGGCGATCCACACGCCCCATCCGGCACGGCGCATCAAGGCCGCTTCGACGAAGTCGTGCGACAGGATCGACCCGGCAAAATTACCCTCGCCTGGCAGCGGCGCCAGCGCACAGTGCTCGATGAAAGGCTTCACGCGGATAATGGCGTTATGACCCCAGTAGTGGGACTCCCCCAGCTGCCAGAAGTGCAGACCCGCCGTAAACAGCGGACCATACACCCGGGTGGCAAACTGCTGGCAACGCGCATACAGCGTGTCCATGCCAGAGGCGCGCGGTGAAGACTGGATGATCCCGGCGTTTGGGTTCGCTTCCATCAGGCGCACCAGGCTGCTCAGACACTCCCCGGTCATCACCGAGTCAGCGTCAAGCACCACCATGTAGCTGTACTGGCTGCCCCAGCGGCGGCAGAAATCATCGATATTGCCGCTCTTACGCTTCACACGACGACGACGACGACGGTAGAAGATCTGCCCTTCGCCCTGCACTTCGGCAATCAGCTCCATCCACGCCTTTTGTTCCGCAACACAGATATCGGGGTTATAGCTGTCGCTGAGGATATAGACGTCGAAATGTGCGGCGTTGCCGGTGGCTTTCACCGATTCCCAGGTCGCCCGCAGCCCGGCGAAAACGCGGTCAACGTCTTCGTTACAGATCGGCATAATAAGCGCCGTACGGTGCGCCGGGTTCAACGGTTCGTCACCGACCGTCGAGGCGGAAATACTGTACTTATCGCGGCCAATCAGTAGCTGCAGGAAACCCATTAACGCGGTCCAGAAGCCGGCGGAAACCCAGCAGAACAGCACCGCAAAGAGGATCAAAATGCCGCTCTGCAAGACGTATGGCAGCAGCTGCATGAAAGAGATCCACAGGTTCTGTCCCACCATGTCGGCCGGGTTAATCAGCGCCCAGCCCTGATAAGGCAGAATGGTTTTCATATACCAGGTGGCCACCACGGTCTGCGACAGCGTCAGCAGCAGCAGGATATAGCGACGAATAGTGCCGACGGTACGCCATTTTTGCTCACTCTCACGCTCTTCTTGCGTCAGACGGGAGAGATAGCGCGGCGTGACATCGCGTCCGCGCAGACGGTCCCAGAAGCGGCCGACCGGGTTGGTACGCCACGGATCCGGGATCATCGAGGAGCGTTTGGCTTTTGGCATCGCATGCAGCTGGGTACGGCCTTCGTCATCCTTCACCAGCTGATCGCCAGCAAGGGAATCCGGCCAGCTGTGCGCCAGACGCGCCTTGACCGACCCCAGCGGAGCGTCATCTTCGCGAGCGAAGGTCCGATGTTCGTCATCCAGGGCCTGATGAACGGCCTGCAGGCTGGTGTCCGGCAGCGCCGATTTCTCGGCGTCCGACAGCGGCAATGCGTCAATGTACTTCGTTATCTTATTCATTGGCAGGCAGCTGATAGCTCCAGGTTTCGCTCAACGTGTCATCACCGTTAACCAGTGCGGCGCGCATTTCCGTCGTTTTCTTCGGATCTTTCACCTTCAAACGCAGGATCATCCGCCAGCCTTTGGTTACCGGGTTATAACGCACGGTATTTTCAACGATTTCGGCATTATCACCGGTGCTCGCCTGCGCGGTGACTGGGGTATCCGCCGGCAGTTTTTTCATATCGGCGCCGGTGAAGTCAACAATGAAGGCAATCGTGCCGTCCGACTGACGGATCAGGTTCGACTGCTTAACGTCGCCGGTAGAGCGGCGGGTCTGCATAACGTAAGCGTTATCCGGCGCATGCAGCTTGTCTTCATCGCGGCTGAAGGTGATGGTGTATTTGAAGTTCATCTCCTTGCCCGGCTCCGGCAGCTGATCCGGCGTCCAGTAAGTCACGATGTTATCGTTCGTTTCATCGTTAGTCGGGATTTCAACCAGCTCGATTTTCCCTTTACCCCAGTCCCCTTTCGGCGTGATCCAGGCACTCGGACGCAGGTCATAACGATCGTCAAGATCTTCGAAACGCGAGAACTGACGGCCGCGCTGCAGCAGACCGAACCCTTGCGGATTTTCCATCGCATAGCTGCTGACGGCCAGATGTTTCGGGTTGTTCAGCGGACGCCAGATCCACTCGCCGTTGCCGGCCAGGATCGACAGCCCGTTGGAATCGTGCAGCGCCGGGCGATAGTTCAGCGCCGGAGAAGGCTGGTTGGAACCAAACAGGAACATGCTGGTTAGCGGCGCCACGCCCAGTTTACCCACTTTGTCGCGCAGATAAACTTTAGACTGAACGTCCACCACGGTGTCACGACCCGGCATGATCACAAAGCGATAAGCGCCAGTTGCGCGCGGCGAATCCAGCAGAGCATAAATGGTCAGACGCTTGTCAGTGGCTTTTGGACGTTCGATCCAGAACTCACGAAAACGCGGGAATTCTTCGCCAGACGGCAGCGCGGTATCAATAGCCAGACCGCGTGCAGACAGACCATAAACCTGACCCTGACCCAGCACGCGGAAGTAGCTGGCACCGAGCATGCTGACGATTTCATCGTTCTTGTCTTTGCTGTTGATCGGATACAGTACTTTGAAACCGGCGAAACCGAGGTCTTTCACCGTGTCTTTATCGTGCTGAACGTTACCGAAGTTAAAATAGTCCGCGTTATATTTAATTTTACGCACGCTGGTGGCGGTCACTTCATTGATGGTGACCGGCGTGTCGAAGTACATACCCTGATGGTAAAATTCAAGCTTGAATGGGGTTTTCTGGTTATTCCAGTAAGCTTTATCGTGATTAAACTGAATTTGCTGGTAGTCCGCGTATTTCATATCGCGGAAAGCGGAGGGCAGGTTACTTTTCGGCGCTTCATAGCCTTTCCCGGCTAATGTCTTGGCCTCTTTTGCAACGTCATCAATGCTAAACGCCCATGCAGATGAAGTACACAGGGACAACATTACGGCTGCGCTTAACCAACGCATTTTCATCATCTGTGGTTTATGTTTCATATAAGTAAGCACTTCCCCCTTTGTGTGCTTAAATCGATCCGATCTATTTTAATGGAAACTCAGGCAATCCGACAACATAATCCCTGCTTTGTTCAGCCCAGCGGCACAGGGAATAAACAGTTCGCTGTCCCGTTTGCACTTTGAGTGCTTATCCTGGAGACAGATACCCCGAGTTCATGTAGGGTTGCTGATAATGTAAACGTTATCATCTTGAGTGATAAGCCGAATTATCTGAGATTATTGTGAATCGTATGAATAATACTCCGGTGCAGCGTGAATATTTCTTCGACAGTATCCGTGCCTGGCTGATGCTGTTGGGGATCCCTTTCCACATTTCGCTGATCTATTCCAGCCATACATGGCATGTCAACAGCGCCGAGCCCTCATGGTGGCTGACGCTTTTTAATGACTTCATTCATGCCTTTCGCATGCAGGTCTTTTTCGTCATTTCGGGCTATTTTTCCTACATGCTTTTCCTGCGCTATCCGCTGAAAAAGTGGTGGAAAGTACGCGTTGAACGGGTCGGTATACCAATGTTAACCGCCATCCCGCTGCTGACGCTGCCGCAGTTTATTATGCTGCAGTATGTCAACGGCAAGGCGGAAAACTGGCATACCCTTTCCGGATACGACAAATTTAATACCCTGGCGTGGGAGCTTATTTCCCACCTGTGGTTTTTACTGGTGCTGGTGGTGCTGACCTCGTTGGGGGTGGTGCTGTTCAAATGGCTGACCCGCCGTCCGGCAGGCGGAGTTCACACCTTTGGTGACACTGTCACTATGGGCCAGCTAACGATGATTTTTCTCGCGCTGGGGGTCTTTTATGCCCTGATCCGCCGGTCGCTGTTCCTGGTTTACCCGCCACTGTTAAGTAATGGTCTGTTTAACTTTGTGGTGATGCAGACACTGTTCTACCTGCCCTTCTTTGTGCTGGGTGCGCAGACCTTTATTAACCCACGTTTAAAGGCGATGTTCACCACCCCGTCACCGTGGTGCTGCGCGGCGGCGCTGCTGGGATTTATCGCCTACCGGCTGAACCAGCAGTACGGGTCCGGCGATGGCTGGATGTATGAAACGGAATCGGTGATCACCATGGTGCTGGGGCTGTGGATGGTCAATGTGGTCTTTTCGCTCGGCCATCGACTGCTGAATTTCCAGTCGGCGCGCGTGACCTATTTCGTCAATGCCTCGCTGTTTATTTACCTGGTGCACCATCCGCTGACGCTATTGTACGGGGCGTGGATCACCCCGGTCATCAAGTCGAATACCTTAGGCTTTATTGGCGGGCTGGTTTTTGTGGTGGGTATCGCACTGATCCTGTATGAAATTCACCTGCGTATTCCGCTGCTGCGTTTCCTGTTCTCTGGTAAACCGATGAACAAACCGGCCAAAACTCCGGCTTCGGCCAGCTAATTTGCAGCGGGTGCGGCACACCAGATGTGCCGCACTGCCTTACTCATCAAACAGTCGTTCGAAGATCATGTTATACAGGGCTTCTAAATCGGCTTTATCTACCGGAGTGGAGGCGCTCAGCTCGCCGCGGTAGGCAGCCCCTTCCGTCAGAACGGCGATCAGCTCTGACGCGGCATTGCGTCGCGCATCGCTGAGCCCGGGATGGTAGCGCTGCGACAGACGCCCTCCCTCTTCTTTCAATCGCCGGTCGGCCTGCACCAGAATCTCGCGCAAGCGCGGGTTACGCGAAGCTTCAGCGTTGATCTCCATCAGCAGATAATTATCGCTTTTGGTCGCCGCCGGGGTTGGGATCCTGCCGGCCAGAACCGCCGCTTTGCGTGCCAGGTTGTGGTTCTCATCGATCATCTCACCGACTCTGGCGTTAACGATTTCACTGACAATCGCTTCAATGATCGCTTCCTTGCTGGCAAAAATGCGATACAGCTGACCGACGCTCAGGCCAGCCTCGCGGGCGATATCGGCAACGGAAGCGCCGTGCAGCCCCTTTTCAGCGAAACATTTTTGCGCAGCGGCAACGATCTCCGCGCGGCGCGCCTGCTGTTTCTGCCGGACTTTTCCTTCTGACACCTGCTCCCTCCTGCTATCCATCATTCCCGTCACTCTCGGCGGTTATCATAGCCTATTCTGCCGAATCAGGGATATGCCGCCAGCAGGCGACGATAGATAGCCGCCGTTTCCTCGTCAAAACAGACGAACAGGACGCGCTCAAGCGGGTTATAGCGAGTGAGAAATGCGGTGACGGTGCGCACGGCTATCTCCGCCGCAGCCTCTTTTGGATAGCCATATACGCCGGTACTTATCGCCGG contains the following coding sequences:
- a CDS encoding DUF2770 family protein, with the protein product MRRLFNMLVNNVREHFMIYLALWLLLAIIDLVWLWFF
- a CDS encoding rhodanese-related sulfurtransferase; this translates as MPVLHNRISNETLKAQMLAETEPRTTISFYKYFTIVDPQATRDALWIGLTQLKVFGRIYLAREGINAQISVPESNVEALREFLYGFDPALAGLRFNIALEDDGKSFWVLRLKVRDRIVADGIDDPSFDASNVGEYLKAAEVNAMLDDPDAVFIDMRNHYEYEVGHFENALEIPADTFRDQLPKAVDMMQDHKDKKIVMYCTGGIRCEKASAWMKHNGFNKVWHIEGGIIEYARRAREQGLPVRFIGKNFVFDERMGERISDDVIAHCHQCGAPCDTHTNCLNDGCHLLFIQCPSCAEKFAGCCSEACMEEHKLPEEEQRQLRAGRENGNKIFNKSRGRLNTKLGIPEPEPSEKP
- a CDS encoding Kdo(2)-lipid IV(A) acyltransferase, with product MTHLPKFSTALLHPRYWLLWLGIGLLWLVVQLPYPLIYRLGNAIGRLAMRFMKRRAKIAYRNLELCFPEKSEQERHRMVVMNFESVGMGLMETGMAWFWPVRRIARWTDTIGFEHIRDVQAQQRGILLIGIHFLTLEMGARMFGMNEPGIGVYRPNDNPVIDWLQTWGRLRSNKDMIDRKDLKGMIRALKKGEVVWYAPDHDYGPTASVFAPLFAVDQAATTSGTWMLAKMSKACIVPFVPRRKPNGKGYELIILPPECSPPLDDAETTAAWMNKIVEQCILMAPEQYMWLHRRFKTRPEGMPSRY
- the mdtG gene encoding multidrug efflux MFS transporter MdtG, whose amino-acid sequence is MSSAETPINWKQNLTVTWLGCFLTGAAFSLVMPFLPLYVEQLGVTGHSALNMWSGLVFSITFLFSAIASPFWGGLADRKGRKIMLLRSALGMAIVMMLMGMAQNIWQFLLLRALLGLLGGFIPNANALIATQIPRHKSGWALGTLSTGAVSGALLGPLAGGFLADHWGLRTVFFMTAAVLFICFLFTLFLIRENFAPIAKKGMLSARDVFSSLQNPKLVLSLFVTSLIIQVATGSIAPILTLYVRDLAGNVSNIAFISGMIASVPGIAALMSAPRLGKLGDRIGPEKILIVALIISVLLLIPMSFVHTPLQLGILRFLLGAADGALLPAVQTLLVYNSTSQISGRIFSYNQSFRDIGNVTGPLIGASVSANYGFRAVFLVTAGVVLFNAIYSTLSLRRPATDTSHSVN
- a CDS encoding MysB family protein; the encoded protein is MPKDSMFYATLEEAIDAAREEFLANNPDSDEESANVEQLNIQKYVLQDGDIAWQAEFFADEDEQGECLPMLSGEAAQSVFDGDYDEIELRQEWLEENTLHEWDEGEFQLEPSLDTEEGQTAADEWDER
- a CDS encoding YceK/YidQ family lipoprotein, with the translated sequence MRILPIIAIVLLLSGCGSIISRTVPGQGHGNQYYPGVQWDVRDSAWRYLTILDLPFSLVFDTLLLPLDASHGPYN
- the mdoH gene encoding glucans biosynthesis glucosyltransferase MdoH; this encodes MNKITKYIDALPLSDAEKSALPDTSLQAVHQALDDEHRTFAREDDAPLGSVKARLAHSWPDSLAGDQLVKDDEGRTQLHAMPKAKRSSMIPDPWRTNPVGRFWDRLRGRDVTPRYLSRLTQEERESEQKWRTVGTIRRYILLLLTLSQTVVATWYMKTILPYQGWALINPADMVGQNLWISFMQLLPYVLQSGILILFAVLFCWVSAGFWTALMGFLQLLIGRDKYSISASTVGDEPLNPAHRTALIMPICNEDVDRVFAGLRATWESVKATGNAAHFDVYILSDSYNPDICVAEQKAWMELIAEVQGEGQIFYRRRRRRVKRKSGNIDDFCRRWGSQYSYMVVLDADSVMTGECLSSLVRLMEANPNAGIIQSSPRASGMDTLYARCQQFATRVYGPLFTAGLHFWQLGESHYWGHNAIIRVKPFIEHCALAPLPGEGNFAGSILSHDFVEAALMRRAGWGVWIAYDLPGSYEELPPNLLDELKRDRRWCQGNLMNFRLFLVRGMHPVHRAVFLTGVMSYLSAPLWFMFLALSTALQVVHALTEPQYFLQPRQLFPVWPQWRPELAIALFASTMVLLFLPKLLSIILVWCKGPKEYGGFIRVTLSLLLEVLFSVLLAPVRMLFHTVFVVSAFLGWEVVWNSPQRDDDSTPWGEAFMRHGSQLLLGLVWAVGMAWLDLRFLFWLAPIVVSLILSPFVSAISSRATVGLRTKRWKLFLIPEEYSPPQVLKDTDAYLTLNRQRSLDDGFMHAVFNPSFNALATAMATARHRQGHILEIARERHVEQALNETPDKLNRDRRLVLLSDPVTMSRLHYRVWAAPEKYSSWVNAYEQLALNPLALKTK
- the mdoG gene encoding glucans biosynthesis protein MdoG, translated to MKHKPQMMKMRWLSAAVMLSLCTSSAWAFSIDDVAKEAKTLAGKGYEAPKSNLPSAFRDMKYADYQQIQFNHDKAYWNNQKTPFKLEFYHQGMYFDTPVTINEVTATSVRKIKYNADYFNFGNVQHDKDTVKDLGFAGFKVLYPINSKDKNDEIVSMLGASYFRVLGQGQVYGLSARGLAIDTALPSGEEFPRFREFWIERPKATDKRLTIYALLDSPRATGAYRFVIMPGRDTVVDVQSKVYLRDKVGKLGVAPLTSMFLFGSNQPSPALNYRPALHDSNGLSILAGNGEWIWRPLNNPKHLAVSSYAMENPQGFGLLQRGRQFSRFEDLDDRYDLRPSAWITPKGDWGKGKIELVEIPTNDETNDNIVTYWTPDQLPEPGKEMNFKYTITFSRDEDKLHAPDNAYVMQTRRSTGDVKQSNLIRQSDGTIAFIVDFTGADMKKLPADTPVTAQASTGDNAEIVENTVRYNPVTKGWRMILRLKVKDPKKTTEMRAALVNGDDTLSETWSYQLPANE
- the mdoC gene encoding glucans biosynthesis protein MdoC, with translation MNNTPVQREYFFDSIRAWLMLLGIPFHISLIYSSHTWHVNSAEPSWWLTLFNDFIHAFRMQVFFVISGYFSYMLFLRYPLKKWWKVRVERVGIPMLTAIPLLTLPQFIMLQYVNGKAENWHTLSGYDKFNTLAWELISHLWFLLVLVVLTSLGVVLFKWLTRRPAGGVHTFGDTVTMGQLTMIFLALGVFYALIRRSLFLVYPPLLSNGLFNFVVMQTLFYLPFFVLGAQTFINPRLKAMFTTPSPWCCAAALLGFIAYRLNQQYGSGDGWMYETESVITMVLGLWMVNVVFSLGHRLLNFQSARVTYFVNASLFIYLVHHPLTLLYGAWITPVIKSNTLGFIGGLVFVVGIALILYEIHLRIPLLRFLFSGKPMNKPAKTPASAS
- a CDS encoding TetR/AcrR family transcriptional regulator is translated as MSEGKVRQKQQARRAEIVAAAQKCFAEKGLHGASVADIAREAGLSVGQLYRIFASKEAIIEAIVSEIVNARVGEMIDENHNLARKAAVLAGRIPTPAATKSDNYLLMEINAEASRNPRLREILVQADRRLKEEGGRLSQRYHPGLSDARRNAASELIAVLTEGAAYRGELSASTPVDKADLEALYNMIFERLFDE